The following are encoded in a window of Lactobacillus acidophilus genomic DNA:
- a CDS encoding lipoprotein: MRKRRRRNEIILSSCTLLILIAGYFSFFYSPTNRGPQVVKVGIVGASKGDIAIWKSVAKTVKQKYGVIVKTSSFDGYDQPDKALKSGDVQLNAFQHYAFLKEWNKANHGGISAIGKTYIAPIRLYSKKYHHLNDLPEGATIVVPSDSTNESRALFVLKNAGLIKLKPNKVLVSVADITDNPNHFKIKEVASEQTSRVINDVDAAVVNNDFAAPAGLGDKQTIFVEPLNKDSKQWINIICARTKDKNKKIYREIVKTYQTKKTKQIYKKYYGNKQIAAWDVTLK, encoded by the coding sequence ATGAGAAAACGAAGACGCCGTAATGAAATTATACTTAGTTCATGTACCTTGTTAATTTTAATCGCTGGATATTTCAGCTTTTTCTACTCTCCCACTAATCGCGGTCCCCAAGTAGTTAAAGTGGGGATCGTTGGTGCAAGTAAAGGTGATATTGCGATTTGGAAAAGCGTTGCTAAAACTGTTAAGCAAAAATACGGAGTAATTGTAAAGACTTCCAGCTTCGACGGCTACGATCAGCCTGATAAAGCTCTAAAATCTGGAGATGTACAGCTTAATGCTTTTCAACACTATGCCTTTTTAAAAGAATGGAACAAGGCTAATCATGGTGGTATTAGCGCAATTGGTAAAACTTACATCGCCCCAATTCGTCTATATAGTAAAAAATATCATCATCTTAATGACTTGCCTGAAGGGGCTACTATTGTAGTTCCTAGCGATTCAACCAACGAATCACGCGCCCTTTTTGTTTTAAAAAATGCTGGCTTAATCAAACTTAAGCCCAATAAAGTCTTAGTCTCGGTTGCCGATATTACTGACAATCCTAACCACTTCAAGATCAAAGAAGTAGCTTCTGAACAGACGAGCCGTGTAATCAATGACGTCGATGCTGCCGTAGTCAACAACGACTTCGCAGCTCCAGCTGGCCTGGGCGATAAACAAACTATCTTCGTTGAACCACTGAACAAAGATTCTAAACAATGGATCAACATTATCTGTGCTCGCACTAAGGATAAAAACAAAAAGATTTATCGCGAAATCGTGAAAACTTACCAAACTAAGAAAACTAAACAAATTTATAAAAAGTACTATGGTAATAAACAAATTGCCGCATGGGATGTTACTTTGAAATAG
- a CDS encoding GNAT family N-acetyltransferase encodes MQKYTRLANENDLTEIMAIIGDAKKFLKASGSTQWQGGYPNEEVILDDIKNKNAYVLIAGEKVAGYTAAITGVEPTYQEIDGSWNKDDLYTTIHRICLSANYQGQGLGKIFLSDIISLQYVNGIRNFRVDTHRLNKPMQALAKENGFKYRGIIMVDEKGDPKRLAYELNL; translated from the coding sequence ATGCAAAAATACACTAGATTAGCGAACGAAAATGATTTAACTGAGATTATGGCGATTATAGGGGATGCTAAGAAATTTTTGAAAGCATCAGGAAGTACGCAATGGCAAGGTGGCTACCCAAATGAAGAAGTTATCTTAGATGATATTAAAAATAAGAATGCTTATGTATTGATTGCAGGAGAAAAGGTGGCTGGTTATACTGCGGCAATTACTGGTGTTGAGCCAACTTATCAAGAAATTGATGGTAGTTGGAATAAAGATGATCTTTATACGACAATTCACCGTATTTGTTTAAGTGCAAATTATCAAGGACAAGGTCTAGGCAAAATCTTTTTGTCAGATATTATCAGTTTGCAATACGTAAATGGTATTAGAAACTTTCGGGTTGATACGCATCGTTTGAATAAACCAATGCAAGCTTTGGCGAAAGAAAATGGTTTTAAGTATCGCGGTATTATCATGGTTGATGAAAAAGGTGATCCCAAACGATTGGCATATGAGTTAAATTTATAG
- a CDS encoding serine dehydratase beta chain yields MENRYKSVFDIIGPVMVGPSSSHTAGAVAIGREGNKLFGGVPKKVTVHYYGSFAQTHRGHGTDYAIAAGILGFNTDDLRVPKAPEIAKKRGIDIRFVEEEGESPIHHPNTAILDMTDGTKKVQLSGCSIGGGAIEVRNIVLHGINIEPAGSLPIVILVDYERKLNHEQSLSDFLKLKAPFMQKHIYKSPTCYIYEYDINNYFKPSLVGELKKKYKNIICL; encoded by the coding sequence ATGGAGAATCGTTATAAAAGCGTTTTTGATATAATCGGTCCGGTCATGGTAGGGCCATCTAGCTCTCATACTGCCGGTGCTGTAGCAATTGGTCGTGAAGGAAATAAACTTTTTGGTGGTGTTCCTAAAAAAGTCACGGTTCATTACTACGGATCATTTGCTCAAACGCATCGCGGCCATGGCACTGACTATGCCATTGCTGCAGGAATTTTAGGTTTTAATACTGATGACTTGCGTGTGCCTAAAGCACCTGAAATTGCTAAAAAACGTGGAATCGATATTCGCTTTGTCGAAGAAGAAGGCGAAAGTCCAATTCATCACCCTAACACAGCCATTTTAGACATGACAGATGGCACTAAGAAAGTTCAACTATCTGGCTGTTCAATCGGCGGTGGAGCAATTGAAGTACGCAATATTGTTTTACATGGTATTAATATTGAGCCAGCCGGTTCTCTACCTATTGTTATCTTGGTTGACTATGAGAGAAAATTAAATCATGAACAATCATTAAGTGATTTTTTAAAGTTAAAGGCACCTTTTATGCAAAAGCATATCTATAAATCACCAACTTGTTACATCTATGAATATGACATTAATAACTACTTCAAACCATCATTAGTCGGTGAATTGAAAAAGAAGTATAAGAACATTATTTGTTTATAG